A stretch of Zymoseptoria tritici IPO323 chromosome 1, whole genome shotgun sequence DNA encodes these proteins:
- the MgDCW2 gene encoding putative mannan endo-1,6-alpha-mannosidase (Mannan Endo-1,6-Alpha-Mannosidase (Signal P secreted) (Glycosyl Hydrolase Family 76)) encodes MRPRLLLVALLESVQAIELDVDDPESIKAAAKTVAWDLVDWYSGNETGQSPGMLPDPYYWWAAGAMFGSLIDYWYYTGDDTYNEITTQGITFQVGPNRDFMEPNHTKSLGNDDQAFWALTAMTAAEVNFPNPPEDQPQWLALAQGVFNTQYPRWNTETCGGGLKWQIFAFNNGYSYKNSITNGCFFNLAARLGMYTGNTTYLEWAAKAYDWTFNVGLIDNSNFGVYDGSDDTLNCTDYNHIQWSYNVGVYLLGTAVMWNQTEGEEQAKWERHARGLLEAAQRTFFYEDSQIMFEVACEPSANCNVDQTSFKAYLSRWMTASTKVAPWMYEIVMLLMRISAQAAAAQCTGGETGTKCGTRWYEGGYDGTYGVGQQMNALEVIQSNLIDEVLGPLGNGTGGTSVGDINAGGRGYSAGGDNYGGTITTADRAGAGILTALVLAIFV; translated from the exons ATGAGGCCCCGACTATTGCTGGTCGCTTTGCTCGAATCTGTCCAAGCCATAGAGCTCGATGTCGACGATCCCGAATCCATCAAAGCTGCAGCGAAGACTGTGGCCTGGGATCTGGTCGATTGGTATTCTGGCAATGAGACGGGCCAATCTCCGGGCATGTTACCTGATCCGTACTACTGGTGGGCTGCAGGCGCAATGTTTGGTTCTCTGATCGATTATTGGTACTATACCGGCGATGACACATATAATGAGATCACGACCCAGGGCATCACCTTTCAGGTGGGACCCAACAGAGACTTTATGGAGCCCAATCATACCAAGTCGTTGG GAAACGATGATCAGGCCTTTTGGGCCTTGACTGCGATGACTGCAGCGGAAGTCAACTTTCCAAATCCGCCTGAAGATCAACCGCAATGGCTGGCGTTAGCACAG GGCGTCTTCAACACACAATACCCTCGCTGGAACACGGAGACGTGTGGCGGCGGTCTGAAATGGCAAATCTTCGCTTTCAACAACGGGTACTCTTACAAGAATTCCATCACGAACGGCTGCTTCTTCAACCTAGCCGCACGCCTTGGAATGTACACCGGTAACACGACATACCTTGAATGGGCTGCTAAAGCGTACGACTGGACTTTCAACGTTGGTCTGATCGACAACTCAAACTTCGGTGTCTATGATGGATCCGACGACACACTCAACTGTACCGACTACAACCATATCCAGTGGTCGTACAATGTTGGTGTATACCTCCTGGGGACTGCCGTCATGTGGAACCAGaccgaaggcgaagagcagGCGAAGTGGGAGAGACACGCCCGTGGTTTACTGGAAGCCGCTCAGCGCACCTTTTTCTATGAAGACTCCCAGATCATGTTCGAGGTGGCGTGCGAGCCGAGTGCGAATTGTAATGTGGACCAGACGTCTTTCAAGGCCTACCTCTCCCGGTGGATGACTGCGTCGACGAAAGTCGCACCGTGGATGTACGAGATTGTCATGCTGCTGATGCGAATTTCTGCTCAGGCTGCGGCGGCGCAGTGTACTGGCGGTGAGACAGGGACAAAGTGTGGTACGAGGTGGTATGAAGGCGGGTATGATGGGACCTATGGAGTGGGACAGCAGATGAATGCTCTGGAGGTGATACAGTCGAATCTCATCGATGAGGTTTTGGGTCCGCTGGGCAATGGCACTGGAGGGACGTC TGTCGGCGATATC
- a CDS encoding 40S ribosomal protein S30: protein MGKVHGSLARAGKVKAQTPKVEPQEKKKTPKGRAKKRLTYVRRFVNVTMTGGKRKMNPNPGAA, encoded by the exons ATGGGAAAAGTCCACGGATCCCTCGCGCGTGCCGGAAAGGTCAAGGCTCAGACACCAAAG GTCGAGCCtcaggagaagaagaagacccCCAAGGGCCGCGCCAAGAAGCGCCTCACATACGTCCGCCGCTTCGTCAACGTCACCATGACCGGCggcaagaggaagatgaaCCCCAACCCAGGCGCGGCATAG